A genome region from Hymenobacter tibetensis includes the following:
- a CDS encoding type II toxin-antitoxin system VapC family toxin, translating to MAKIFFDTAPFIYLVENHATYYQKVADYLTQSLTDNAMLETSVLTYTEFCAKPEQLGRPDLLLDFDELLRDFDFQMREICLAVATLAYQLQARYAGLKGIDAMQIATAVNAGCNIFLTNDRELKNIREIQVVVVADL from the coding sequence GTGGCTAAGATATTCTTCGACACGGCTCCCTTCATTTACTTAGTTGAGAACCACGCCACTTATTATCAGAAAGTAGCCGATTATCTGACTCAGTCGCTCACGGACAATGCGATGCTGGAAACCAGCGTGCTGACCTACACCGAATTCTGCGCGAAGCCAGAGCAGTTGGGCCGACCTGATTTGCTGCTCGATTTCGACGAACTGCTACGGGATTTTGATTTTCAGATGCGCGAAATATGTCTGGCCGTTGCCACGCTGGCGTACCAGTTGCAAGCACGATACGCCGGCCTTAAAGGCATCGACGCCATGCAAATTGCCACAGCTGTTAATGCGGGCTGTAATATATTCCTGACCAACGACAGGGAATTGAAGAACATTCGCGAAATCCAGGTGGTGGTGGTAGCGGATTTGTAA
- a CDS encoding EcsC family protein: MTPDEKQAYTELLEWQKQMQQPPSMLNRLARRVQARLNALLPERVHKAITATIKQMVRAVLFGSTYISPQPLTGKTLAARETSVRTRIRYYRNTAAAEGAVTGAAGFFLGLADFPLLLGIKLKLLFDIAALYGYDVKEYPERLYILHIFQLTFSSQHTRNEVYRRLADWENYRRTLPTDVNVFDWRTFQQEYRDYIDLAKLAQLLPIIGAAVGAVANYRLLVQLGETAMNCYRMRHFAKENSEIVPLSS; encoded by the coding sequence ATGACGCCCGACGAAAAACAAGCTTACACTGAGTTACTGGAATGGCAGAAGCAAATGCAGCAACCGCCGTCCATGCTGAATCGGTTGGCGCGGCGAGTGCAGGCGCGCCTTAATGCGCTGTTGCCCGAGCGAGTACATAAAGCCATTACAGCTACCATCAAGCAAATGGTGCGGGCCGTATTGTTTGGGTCGACGTACATCTCACCCCAGCCGCTGACAGGGAAGACACTGGCTGCCCGTGAAACGAGCGTGCGTACTCGGATACGCTATTACCGCAACACCGCGGCCGCCGAAGGAGCCGTGACGGGTGCCGCCGGCTTTTTCCTCGGCCTTGCCGATTTTCCGTTGCTGCTCGGCATCAAGCTTAAACTACTGTTTGATATAGCGGCACTCTACGGCTACGACGTGAAGGAGTATCCCGAGCGGCTCTACATCCTGCATATCTTCCAACTAACCTTCAGCAGCCAGCATACGCGCAACGAGGTGTATCGTCGCCTGGCCGATTGGGAAAACTACCGCCGTACGTTGCCCACCGATGTCAACGTGTTTGACTGGCGCACTTTTCAACAAGAGTACCGCGACTATATTGACCTTGCTAAACTGGCGCAGCTACTGCCCATTATTGGGGCGGCAGTAGGGGCGGTGGCCAATTACCGCTTACTGGTGCAGCTTGGCGAAACGGCCATGAATTGTTACCGAATGAGGCACTTCGCTAAAGAGAACAGCGAAATTGTTCCGCTTTCCTCTTGA
- a CDS encoding MarR family winged helix-turn-helix transcriptional regulator — protein sequence MARVSPTVATERLFPSAEQTDAMLRNITQRYAGTDPDGLHFCMAMGRLFNSLFASMDKHFAHLGITQGRLIVLLHLDGAAAGISPSTLALHCGVSRAAITKLLIGLEKQGYIQRVVAPTDRRAHTVQLTQAGRTFLDETMPNDQRRLAVIMEPFSVSERQELLRLLSKLAHMFRTAIDEEGRQLPVK from the coding sequence ATGGCGCGCGTTTCTCCCACTGTAGCGACCGAACGTTTATTTCCTTCTGCTGAACAAACCGATGCTATGCTGCGCAACATTACGCAGCGCTACGCCGGCACCGACCCCGATGGGCTGCACTTCTGCATGGCAATGGGGCGCCTATTCAACAGTTTGTTCGCTAGTATGGACAAACATTTCGCTCATTTAGGAATCACCCAAGGACGCTTGATTGTGCTGCTCCACCTCGACGGCGCAGCGGCGGGCATCAGCCCCTCAACGTTGGCCTTGCACTGTGGTGTGTCGCGAGCCGCCATAACCAAGCTACTGATAGGGCTGGAAAAGCAAGGCTATATCCAGCGGGTAGTGGCTCCCACCGACCGGCGTGCCCACACCGTGCAGCTAACCCAAGCCGGCCGCACATTTCTAGATGAGACAATGCCCAACGACCAGCGTCGGTTGGCCGTCATAATGGAGCCGTTCAGTGTATCGGAGCGGCAGGAGCTACTACGCCTGCTCTCCAAATTAGCGCACATGTTTCGGACGGCTATAGATGAAGAGGGCAGGCAACTGCCAGTGAAGTAA
- a CDS encoding TolC family protein, producing MKQVGLGGKEVTVSNELSSNSLLDVIVEKIRTLIHATREAVPVGLVLLLTAAADAEAQGRPASSQPAGGAQQQSSGQQGIGGPPAGQQQQQELQRRRQQMQQANEQQSAPPTPLNPASAPASMSQGSAPGQSGGSQGAQPNSGSGGAGSPGEPRGATTPRAPIGGAMRNANSQGMQTGAARVLAVAPERLSLADAITIGLDNNLATLLATERAEEARALQQQVRSFLLPNITGTAYQQNRTLNLAAQGLGGGGGEEMMGGGMGGGASIPSFVGPFNTFDARLNFSQTILNLAALREYKSTKAAVQVADLTAQLAREQVATFVALAYLSAQRSNLEVNAARADLRLAEALRELAVKQRNAGVANGIDVVRAESRAAQERLRVVQAEASAEQTRLDLERAVGLPQGSSTALTDTLAVRAEAVPSIDAALQQALASRLDTRIAEQTIEQRALDRKARAAARYPTINAVGDYGQSANTPFKNDRATRTYGVQLSVPVFDGGYTRGRINAALSQQRQAEWELGNSRGQVEQDVRTALVGWRLGAEQVRASEEQFQLATRELELATQRFRAGVADNTEVLEAQAGLANARALRVQALAQYGAARLNFAAATGTAQSFRL from the coding sequence GTGAAACAAGTTGGCTTGGGTGGTAAGGAAGTAACCGTGAGTAATGAGTTATCAAGCAATAGCTTACTCGATGTGATTGTAGAAAAGATACGTACCCTGATCCATGCAACGCGCGAGGCGGTTCCTGTTGGGCTGGTGTTGCTGCTAACCGCGGCCGCGGATGCCGAAGCGCAAGGCCGACCAGCTAGTTCACAGCCAGCAGGCGGCGCGCAGCAGCAAAGCAGCGGACAACAAGGCATAGGTGGCCCGCCCGCGGGGCAACAGCAGCAACAAGAGTTGCAGCGGCGGCGTCAGCAAATGCAGCAAGCCAACGAGCAGCAGAGTGCGCCACCGACTCCCCTAAATCCAGCCAGCGCACCAGCTTCTATGAGCCAGGGAAGCGCACCGGGCCAAAGTGGAGGCAGCCAAGGAGCACAACCGAATTCTGGTTCCGGGGGTGCGGGCTCTCCCGGCGAGCCTCGGGGCGCTACCACGCCGCGTGCTCCTATAGGCGGGGCCATGCGCAATGCCAATAGCCAAGGCATGCAAACCGGAGCGGCCCGCGTACTGGCCGTGGCCCCGGAGCGCCTGAGCCTAGCCGACGCCATAACCATAGGGTTAGATAACAACTTGGCCACGTTGCTGGCCACCGAGCGGGCCGAAGAAGCACGAGCCTTGCAACAACAGGTGCGGTCTTTTCTGTTGCCTAACATCACGGGTACTGCTTATCAGCAAAACCGGACGCTCAACTTGGCCGCGCAAGGCTTGGGTGGCGGTGGGGGAGAAGAAATGATGGGAGGAGGTATGGGCGGCGGAGCGTCTATTCCTTCTTTCGTGGGGCCTTTCAATACGTTTGACGCCCGCCTGAATTTCTCCCAAACGATTCTTAATCTGGCGGCGCTGCGCGAATACAAAAGCACGAAAGCCGCCGTGCAGGTAGCGGACCTAACCGCCCAACTGGCTCGGGAGCAGGTGGCTACTTTTGTGGCGCTGGCTTATCTGAGCGCCCAACGCAGCAACCTAGAAGTAAACGCTGCCCGAGCCGATCTTCGGTTGGCGGAAGCCTTACGTGAGCTGGCTGTCAAGCAACGAAATGCTGGCGTAGCCAACGGTATTGATGTGGTACGGGCCGAGTCGAGAGCGGCGCAAGAACGGCTCCGCGTGGTGCAAGCCGAGGCCAGCGCCGAGCAAACCCGCTTAGACTTAGAACGCGCTGTAGGGTTGCCGCAAGGCAGTTCCACTGCCCTCACCGATACGCTAGCTGTGCGCGCCGAGGCGGTGCCGTCCATTGACGCTGCGTTGCAGCAAGCGCTGGCTTCGCGGCTAGATACGCGCATTGCCGAGCAAACCATCGAGCAACGTGCCCTCGACCGTAAGGCGCGTGCTGCGGCCCGCTACCCCACTATTAATGCTGTCGGTGACTATGGACAGTCGGCCAATACGCCTTTCAAAAACGACCGTGCTACACGCACCTACGGCGTGCAGCTGAGCGTGCCTGTGTTTGATGGAGGCTACACCCGTGGCCGGATAAACGCGGCCCTGAGTCAGCAGCGCCAGGCAGAGTGGGAGCTAGGGAACAGCCGCGGCCAAGTGGAGCAAGACGTGCGCACTGCTTTGGTAGGCTGGCGCTTAGGGGCCGAACAAGTACGGGCCAGCGAAGAACAGTTTCAACTAGCAACCCGTGAATTGGAGCTTGCCACCCAACGTTTCCGGGCTGGCGTAGCCGACAACACCGAAGTATTAGAGGCACAGGCCGGCTTAGCCAATGCCCGGGCTCTACGAGTACAGGCGCTAGCGCAGTACGGTGCGGCGCGGCTCAATTTTGCCGCCGCCACTGGCACCGCGCAGTCTTTTCGCCTGTAA
- a CDS encoding HlyD family secretion protein, with translation MAQDTTQSPARSAPRDPARRQAADPSDAPDLSARGRRKVEQQTEDAPDETTKTPVYKRPWFVIGAIILVLAVLFFGIRYYLHARAHESTDNAFIEGDAVRVSPRAAGTVSKVYVRDNQLVQAGTLLLELDPRDYQARLNQAQAGVVSAQAQRDASARAATARRSVIDQQRAQLAAATASLEQAQAEERAAQAQAARDARDEQRYAELYKTDAVSRQRYDQAQTAARTTAAQADAARKRTQTVRAQVGQARAAVAQAENDYRQATEQIGVAAAQIGEAQAAAEEAKLQLSYTKIYAAETGRVTRKAVDEGQTVAVGQQLMALTYGQLWVTANFKETQLEKMRAGQPVELEVDAYPSEKFRGKVESFQRGTGARFSLLPAENATGNYVKVVQRIPVKIVFDGQPNLHLLAPGMSVVPEVDISVEPTEKPTAPRNESAGSRAAVR, from the coding sequence ATGGCACAAGATACCACCCAATCTCCCGCTCGTAGTGCCCCTCGCGACCCCGCCCGGCGGCAAGCAGCCGACCCTTCCGATGCGCCGGACCTCAGCGCCCGAGGCCGTCGTAAAGTAGAACAGCAAACCGAAGATGCCCCCGACGAAACCACCAAAACGCCCGTTTACAAGCGGCCGTGGTTTGTGATAGGTGCCATCATCTTGGTACTGGCCGTGCTGTTCTTCGGGATTCGCTACTACCTGCACGCCCGCGCCCACGAATCAACAGACAACGCCTTTATCGAGGGCGACGCTGTACGCGTGAGCCCAAGGGCAGCTGGTACGGTAAGCAAGGTGTATGTGCGCGACAACCAACTGGTGCAGGCTGGTACGTTGCTCTTGGAGCTAGACCCGCGCGACTACCAAGCACGGCTCAATCAAGCCCAGGCTGGCGTAGTGAGTGCGCAGGCGCAGCGAGATGCTTCCGCCCGCGCCGCTACGGCGCGGCGTAGTGTCATTGATCAGCAGCGGGCCCAATTGGCGGCCGCAACGGCGTCGTTGGAACAAGCACAAGCGGAAGAGCGCGCCGCCCAAGCCCAAGCGGCCCGCGACGCCCGCGACGAGCAGCGCTATGCCGAACTCTACAAAACCGATGCCGTGTCGCGCCAGCGCTACGACCAAGCCCAAACAGCCGCCCGTACCACAGCCGCTCAGGCCGATGCGGCCCGTAAGCGCACCCAAACCGTACGGGCGCAGGTCGGGCAGGCGCGCGCCGCCGTGGCCCAAGCCGAAAACGACTACCGCCAAGCTACCGAGCAAATTGGCGTGGCGGCCGCGCAAATAGGGGAGGCCCAGGCTGCCGCTGAAGAAGCCAAGCTGCAGCTTTCGTACACGAAAATTTACGCTGCCGAAACCGGGCGCGTCACGCGTAAGGCAGTAGATGAGGGGCAAACCGTAGCAGTAGGGCAGCAACTCATGGCGCTTACGTATGGTCAGCTGTGGGTAACGGCCAACTTCAAGGAAACCCAGCTCGAAAAGATGCGGGCCGGTCAGCCAGTTGAATTAGAGGTAGACGCCTATCCGAGTGAGAAATTTCGGGGTAAGGTAGAGAGCTTCCAGCGCGGCACCGGCGCCCGCTTTAGCTTGCTGCCCGCCGAAAACGCTACCGGTAACTACGTGAAAGTAGTTCAGCGCATCCCCGTCAAAATCGTGTTTGATGGTCAGCCCAACCTGCACTTGCTAGCCCCTGGCATGTCGGTAGTGCCTGAAGTAGACATCAGCGTCGAGCCGACCGAGAAGCCTACTGCACCTCGTAATGAGAGTGCCGGTTCACGCGCCGCCGTTCGTTGA